A DNA window from Candidatus Baltobacteraceae bacterium contains the following coding sequences:
- a CDS encoding SpoIIE family protein phosphatase, producing the protein MRHAALAVVLLVIFLGSTLWVRAAIARNAQTQQRLQNAQFERGRLLKLQLDEETGLRGYLATDLRVFLQPYDSARLTFPTMYARLDETVVSLQIDDEPVRREQRINALWLATVAKPLLRSPHAAQPKTQKLGKFLVDAFRENDNELTVVIQGRATAVTAATNGLISRVMFGSIALGVVIAFVVIGYGFAQSRLRRRLERSEVAYEKERRAVEVLQNAFLRPQLPSFPNVVLHGAYVPARDETRVGGDWYDAYAIDDRQLLFSIGDVSGHGLEAAVAMSRVRQSITTAAMTGADPAEVLQIANDVLLLQEGRMVTVACGLVDLGKGRVTFATAGHPPIIFVRPGAPLELLATGGPPLGAIMEPPYRFASVPIEAGAALVLYTDGLTEHTRDTVEGERMLIETVGAIDFLSCDDPAAALLARILSGLPPADDVAILTLTFSRAPARSLRLMCA; encoded by the coding sequence TTGAGGCACGCCGCGCTGGCCGTCGTTCTGCTCGTCATTTTCCTCGGGTCGACCTTGTGGGTACGCGCTGCGATTGCAAGAAACGCGCAGACGCAGCAACGCCTGCAAAACGCTCAGTTCGAACGCGGAAGGCTTCTCAAGCTTCAACTCGATGAAGAGACCGGGCTGCGCGGCTATCTCGCGACCGATTTGCGCGTCTTCCTTCAGCCCTACGATTCGGCGCGCCTCACCTTTCCAACGATGTACGCGCGGCTCGACGAGACGGTTGTCAGCTTGCAAATCGACGACGAGCCGGTGCGCCGCGAGCAACGGATTAACGCGCTGTGGCTCGCCACCGTCGCCAAGCCTTTGCTGCGCAGTCCTCATGCCGCACAACCGAAGACGCAAAAACTGGGCAAGTTCCTAGTTGACGCATTTCGCGAAAACGATAACGAGTTAACCGTGGTGATTCAAGGTCGCGCCACCGCAGTGACCGCTGCCACGAACGGTTTGATCTCGCGGGTCATGTTCGGATCGATTGCGCTGGGCGTCGTCATCGCTTTCGTGGTGATCGGATACGGCTTCGCGCAAAGCCGCTTACGGCGCCGGCTCGAGCGCAGCGAAGTCGCATACGAGAAAGAACGTCGCGCCGTCGAGGTACTTCAGAACGCCTTCTTGCGCCCGCAGCTTCCCTCGTTCCCGAACGTCGTATTGCACGGAGCGTACGTTCCCGCGCGCGACGAGACGCGGGTCGGCGGCGATTGGTACGATGCATATGCCATCGACGATCGCCAGCTGCTGTTCTCGATCGGCGACGTCTCCGGCCACGGGCTCGAAGCCGCCGTCGCCATGAGCCGCGTGCGGCAATCGATTACTACGGCCGCAATGACCGGGGCCGATCCCGCCGAGGTGTTGCAAATCGCAAACGACGTCCTTCTGCTCCAAGAGGGGCGCATGGTGACGGTCGCGTGCGGGCTAGTCGACCTGGGCAAAGGCCGGGTAACGTTCGCGACCGCGGGACATCCGCCGATCATCTTCGTCCGGCCGGGCGCGCCGCTAGAGTTGCTCGCTACCGGTGGACCGCCGCTGGGCGCGATAATGGAACCGCCGTACCGATTCGCCAGCGTACCGATCGAAGCGGGCGCCGCGCTCGTGCTGTACACCGACGGATTGACCGAGCACACGCGCGACACGGTCGAGGGCGAACGGATGTTGATCGAAACCGTTGGTGCGATCGATTTTCTGAGCTGCGACGATCCGGCGGCGGCATTGCTCGCAAGAATTCTTTCGGGCTTGCCTCCGGCCGACGACGTCGCGATCCTGACGTTGACGTTCTCGCGAGCGCCGGCACGATCGCTCCGACTGATGTGCGCATGA
- a CDS encoding STAS domain-containing protein: MSGSNPVVVAFIGDLDFTVRETLRARLAELAEGDPAIVDLTQVDYMDSLALAELVLLHRVRQNAGRSAPRVVVGQRIARLYEISGIAMIMPPYPSVSEAQTG, from the coding sequence GTGTCCGGCAGCAACCCAGTCGTCGTCGCCTTTATCGGTGATCTCGATTTTACCGTGCGGGAGACCTTGCGTGCCCGGCTAGCGGAGCTAGCCGAGGGAGACCCCGCCATCGTCGACCTCACCCAGGTCGACTATATGGATTCCCTGGCATTGGCCGAGCTCGTTCTATTACACCGGGTGCGGCAGAACGCCGGCCGTTCGGCTCCCCGCGTGGTCGTCGGCCAGCGGATCGCCCGGCTTTATGAGATCTCGGGGATCGCAATGATCATGCCGCCCTACCCCTCGGTTTCGGAGGCACAGACCGGTTGA